CCATCGAGGTGGAAGAAGTAGAGAGATGGTGCCAATTCGCGAGAGAAGTGGCAGGCAACAGCTGCTACCATTGCTAGCTGCATTCTACTAGCGCAccccttatggaccgtaaggggTGGTGGCTTACGGTCCATAACGACCTCAACGCACTAACGGTTTATTCAAATGCCtaacggtccgtaaggcataagccttgcggtccgtaaggagtcATTAGGGACCAAAATAATTATTAATGCCTTAAGGTCCATAAGGCGTATGCCTTACAGTCTGTAAGGCACCTTTAGAAGCCAATATTTGGCGTTTTGTGACAAATGACCCCTCCACATCCAATCTTCCACAATTTTACATACATAGTCCCTCTCGTCAAAATAATTTGGCATATTTGAGAGTTGATTGGACATGTGTTGCCATATTATTCGTTATAAagttccgaggtgttacatcctcacccccttaaaagtaatctcgtcctcgagattttattcaaataaatatgGGTATTTATGTCTCATTTTTGCTTCAACCTCCCATGTAtattctgggccacgacgggaatcccatTTGACATTCACGATGGGGATCAGTTTCTTACGAagctttttaacctgtcgatcctcaatcgaaaTCGGTTTCTCAATGAACCTCAGGTTTTCATCAATTTGCACATCATGGTGCGTCAAAGCTAGCGACTCAttggctagacatttctttaaattTGAAACGTGGGACACATCATGGATACGACTAAGCTCCTCAGGTAGCTTAAGTCTATAAGCTACGGAACCGACACATTCGGttatctcgaatggtccaataaaTCTCGGGCTCAAGTTGcccttctttccaaatctcatgatacctttccaaggtgacactttcaataatactttgtCCCCAATTTGGAACTTAAGAGGTTTTCAcctcttatcagcatagctcttctacCTATCATGGGCAGCTTTGAGCCTATCACAGATCTGTATAATTTTATTCGTGGCTTCAAGGATTATTTCAGGTCCTGACAGTTGGCAGCTTGCCTTGTTCAACTGCTTGGTCGGTGAGACGGTGTGCCAAGCGAATGACTTGCTGGATTGTGGGGAGATTGGCTGAAGTCACTAAGTTTTGGATTTCAGGAACTAGACCCTCGAGGTAGAGCTTGATTCGCTTGTAGGAAGGCTGTGACAAGTTTGGACAAAGATCTGCATAATCGTTAGACCTtttggtgtatgcctcgat
This genomic stretch from Helianthus annuus cultivar XRQ/B chromosome 8, HanXRQr2.0-SUNRISE, whole genome shotgun sequence harbors:
- the LOC110931639 gene encoding uncharacterized protein LOC110931639; this translates as MRFGKKGNLSPRFIGPFEITECVGSVAYRLKLPEELSRIHDVSHVSNLKKCLANESLALTHHDVQIDENLRFIEKPISIEDRQVKKLRKKLIPIVNVKWDSRRGPEYTWEVEAKMRHKYPYLFE